The Mesoterricola silvestris sequence GCCGCGGGCCGGGCCCTGGGCCGGGGTTCAGGCTCCGGCGGCGCCGCCGCGGGCGCGGGGGCCGTCCGGGGCGCCTCGGCCCGCGGGGGCGCCTTGGGCGCGCGAAGGAACGGCATCAGCGCCGCCGCGGCGGCCGCCGCCGCCAGGCCCAGGATCCACCAGGGACGGCCCTTGGCCCGGGGCAGATCGGCCGTGGGCGCCACCTCGGGCAGGGACCGGCGGCGCAGCGGGAAGTCCCCGGCCACGGCCAGGGGCCGGTTCCAGGCCATGCCCGCCTCGGCGCAGGCGGCCAGGAAGGCCTCCCGCATCTCCGCCGCGCCGGCCCACCGCCGGTTCCGGTCCCGGGCCATGCTGCGCATGATCACGGCCGCCAGGGCGGGATGGAGGCCCGGGCACGCGGCGGCCAGGGAGGGCGGGTCCTCCTGCAGCCGGAGCAGGAGGGTCTGGAGCACCTGGTCGGACCGGAAGGGGAGCTGACCGGCCAGGGCCCGGTACAGGGTCACCCCCAGGGAATACAGGTCCGACCGGGCATCCACCGCTTCGCCCAGGGCCTGTTCGGGGGCCACGTAGGCCGGGGTGCCCAGCATGTGGCCCGTGCGGGTGTCCATGGGGTTCTCCACCGCCTTGGCGATGCCGAAGTCCGCCAGGAACGGGGTGCCCGCGGCGTCGAAGAGGATATTGGCGGGCTTGATGTCCCGGTGGATGACCCCGTGGGCGTGGCTGAAGGCCAGGGCCTCCAGCACCGGCACGGCCACCTGGGCCGCCATGGGCCCGTCCAGGGTGGCGCCCC is a genomic window containing:
- a CDS encoding serine/threonine-protein kinase, translating into MATDGRTALLVERLADRYAFRTLLGEGGAGTVYEVENLSLGRLEALKILTNPFTDPDGQERFAVEARIAASLEHPHIVRIHAFGQDGGIPWYSMQLVDGPSLAVILDGGATLDGPMAAQVAVPVLEALAFSHAHGVIHRDIKPANILFDAAGTPFLADFGIAKAVENPMDTRTGHMLGTPAYVAPEQALGEAVDARSDLYSLGVTLYRALAGQLPFRSDQVLQTLLLRLQEDPPSLAAACPGLHPALAAVIMRSMARDRNRRWAGAAEMREAFLAACAEAGMAWNRPLAVAGDFPLRRRSLPEVAPTADLPRAKGRPWWILGLAAAAAAAALMPFLRAPKAPPRAEAPRTAPAPAAAPPEPEPRPRARPAAAEVLPRRPVTYPRLLGDGLAPAPAGECAGLSVGAALVVGEDGLVKSCRILSDVKPACAQAARAVALKYRFSPALDAQGRPVEASVAIAVDFQEAR